One region of Sphingomonas kaistensis genomic DNA includes:
- a CDS encoding DUF2726 domain-containing protein → MSNPYMEMLVTAAGQALPHLVPLTVFVFVSVAAFAALSQMFGTNKPRGRGKWRHKGEWNQRPRKGAPPGWRGPWPGQVGGSAEPAPPIRANVNDAAEQLRIVMASEFKPKRLLNKGEEKVLAALEPIVARLEPGWRVWTQVSLGEVLDGGTVEAFNTINAKRVDFLLVDADQRPRLAIEYQGQGHHQGAAAARDAVKKEALRRAGVGYGEVFAGDGPAELAQVVARVMAGAGVQQTFGVRQRENSGS, encoded by the coding sequence ATGAGCAATCCCTACATGGAGATGCTGGTGACGGCCGCAGGCCAAGCCCTACCGCACCTTGTTCCGCTGACAGTCTTTGTCTTCGTCAGTGTGGCGGCCTTTGCCGCGCTCAGTCAGATGTTCGGGACGAACAAGCCCCGGGGTCGCGGCAAGTGGCGGCACAAGGGCGAGTGGAACCAGCGCCCGCGCAAGGGCGCGCCGCCGGGATGGCGCGGGCCGTGGCCGGGTCAGGTCGGCGGGTCCGCCGAGCCGGCGCCGCCGATCCGCGCCAACGTCAACGACGCCGCCGAGCAATTGCGGATCGTCATGGCGTCGGAGTTCAAGCCCAAGCGCCTGCTCAACAAGGGCGAGGAGAAGGTGCTGGCGGCGCTGGAGCCGATCGTCGCGCGGCTGGAGCCCGGCTGGCGGGTGTGGACGCAGGTGAGCCTGGGCGAGGTGCTGGACGGCGGCACGGTCGAGGCGTTCAACACGATCAATGCCAAGCGCGTCGACTTCCTGCTGGTCGACGCCGACCAGCGCCCGCGGCTGGCGATCGAATATCAGGGGCAGGGGCACCACCAGGGCGCGGCGGCCGCCCGCGACGCGGTCAAGAAGGAAGCGCTGCGGCGGGCAGGCGTCGGCTATGGCGAGGTGTTCGCGGGCGACGGGCCGGCGGAACTGGCGCAGGTGGTGGCGCGGGTGATGGCTGGGGCCGGGGTGCAGCAGACGTTTGGGGTGCGGCAGAGAGAAAATTCTGGGAGTTGA
- a CDS encoding RNA pyrophosphohydrolase yields MTETNAYRRGVGVMLLNAERNVWVGRRIDRTDEAWQMPQGGIDPGEEPWATALRELEEETGIPPHLVERIADHPERLRYDLPADLAPRLWGGKWKGQEQDWFLCRFLGRESDIDIATTHPEFDAWKWVEPSALPDLIVPFKRDLYRCLVEQFREHIDLPLP; encoded by the coding sequence ATGACCGAAACCAATGCTTATCGCCGCGGAGTCGGCGTCATGCTCCTCAACGCCGAGCGCAACGTGTGGGTCGGGCGGCGGATCGACCGGACCGACGAGGCCTGGCAGATGCCGCAGGGCGGGATCGACCCGGGGGAGGAGCCCTGGGCCACCGCCCTTCGCGAGCTGGAGGAGGAAACCGGCATTCCGCCGCATCTGGTCGAGCGGATCGCCGACCATCCCGAACGTCTGCGCTACGACCTCCCCGCCGACCTTGCACCCAGGCTGTGGGGCGGCAAGTGGAAGGGTCAGGAGCAGGACTGGTTCCTGTGCCGCTTCCTCGGCCGGGAGAGCGATATCGACATCGCCACCACGCATCCCGAATTCGATGCCTGGAAGTGGGTTGAGCCGTCGGCGCTTCCCGACCTCATCGTGCCCTTCAAGCGCGACCTGTATCGCTGCCTGGTCGAGCAGTTCCGCGAGCACATCGACCTGCCGCTGCCTTAG
- a CDS encoding superoxide dismutase family protein encodes MRTPTSLCLILAGAASLAACATPVDAPAGAVAVPLVGGSGAQIGTVRMWETPGAVSFRIEGDGIAVGRKGLHVHAVGRCDAPGFTTAGSHWNPASRKHGLANPQGPHAGDLPNVPVAANGTLRETVVLTGASLAALRDADGSALVIHAGEDDNVTDPSGNSGDRIACAVLSPAG; translated from the coding sequence ATGCGCACGCCGACCAGCCTTTGCCTCATCCTTGCCGGAGCCGCCTCGCTCGCCGCCTGCGCAACGCCTGTCGATGCTCCCGCGGGCGCGGTCGCGGTACCGCTTGTCGGCGGCAGCGGCGCGCAGATCGGGACCGTCCGCATGTGGGAGACGCCGGGCGCGGTCAGTTTCCGGATCGAGGGCGACGGGATCGCGGTGGGCCGCAAGGGTCTTCACGTCCACGCCGTCGGGCGCTGCGATGCGCCGGGCTTCACCACGGCCGGTTCGCACTGGAACCCAGCCTCACGCAAGCATGGCCTGGCCAATCCCCAGGGCCCGCACGCCGGGGACCTTCCGAACGTCCCCGTGGCGGCCAACGGCACGCTGCGCGAGACGGTGGTGCTGACCGGCGCAAGCCTGGCCGCGCTGCGCGATGCCGACGGATCTGCGCTGGTCATCCACGCCGGCGAGGATGACAATGTCACCGATCCTTCCGGCAACAGCGGCGATCGCATCGCCTGCGCGGTACTTAGCCCGGCCGGTTGA
- the uvrA gene encoding excinuclease ABC subunit UvrA: protein MLTHITVKGAREHNLKGVDVSIPRDQLTVITGLSGSGKSSLAFDTIYAEGQRRYVESLSAYARQFLEMMQKPDVEHIDGLSPAISIEQKTTSRNPRSTVATVTEIYDYMRLLWARVGIPYSPATGLPIQAQQVSQMIDRVMTLPEGSRHYLLAPVVRGRKGEYRKELLEWQKAGFTRVRIDGTFYEIDQAPSLDKKYKHDLEVVVDRIVVRDGIQTRLADSFETALKLADGLAYLDPADPTPEPAGTERTGVAEALEKAATRAVLASNAPPGRITFSEKFACPVSGFTIAEIEPRLFSFNAPQGACPACDGLGERMEFDEDLVVPNHDLSLAKGAVVPWAKSQPPSPYYMQVLGSLAKHYGFDLQTPWKDLGPDNQHAILHGTGGKAITLRFVDGRKSYEVKKAFEGVIGNLNRRLLQTESAWMKEELSRYQAAHACETCHGARLKPEARAVKIAGEDISIAVRRSVADAYAWFGALEPKLTPQHQEIARAILKEINERLGFLHNVGLDYLHLDRTSGTLSGGESQRIRLASQIGSGLSGVLYVLDEPSIGLHQKDNDRLLETLQRLKSLGNTVLVVEHDEDAIRAADHVIDMGPGAGVHGGEVLHSGSLEDLMKQEGSLTADYLSGRRSIPLPAKRRKGSGKKLTVHNARENNLTGVTASIPLGTFTCITGVSGSGKSSFTIDTLYAAAARHLNGARILAGKHDKVTGLDQLDKVIDIDQSPIGRTPRSNPATYTGAFTQIRDWFAGLPESQERGYKPGRFSFNVKGGRCEACTGDGLLKIEMHFLPDVYVTCDVCHGKRYNRETLEVLHKGKSIAEVLDMTVEDAVEFFKAVPGIRDKMAMLAEVGLGYIKVGQQATTLSGGEAQRVKLAKELSRRATGNTLYILDEPTTGLHFEDVRKLLEVLHALVEQGNTVVVIEHNLDVIKTADWIIDLGPEGGVKGGEIVAVGTPEQVVKEERSYTGHYLKPLLERADGSTQGLGGAAEAAAPGLGVALAEAPRRGRRKKVVEGVE, encoded by the coding sequence ATGCTGACTCACATCACCGTCAAGGGCGCGCGCGAACATAACCTCAAGGGCGTGGACGTCTCGATCCCGCGCGACCAGCTGACCGTGATCACGGGCCTGTCGGGCTCGGGCAAATCCTCCCTCGCCTTCGACACCATCTATGCCGAGGGCCAGCGCCGCTACGTCGAATCGCTGTCGGCCTACGCCCGCCAATTTCTCGAGATGATGCAGAAGCCCGATGTCGAGCATATCGACGGCCTCTCGCCCGCCATCTCGATCGAGCAGAAGACCACCAGCCGCAACCCGCGCTCGACGGTCGCCACCGTGACCGAGATCTACGATTACATGCGCCTTTTGTGGGCTCGGGTCGGCATCCCTTATTCGCCTGCCACCGGACTTCCGATCCAGGCCCAGCAGGTCAGCCAGATGATCGACCGGGTGATGACCCTGCCCGAAGGCAGCCGTCACTATCTCCTCGCTCCCGTCGTCCGCGGCCGCAAGGGCGAGTATCGCAAGGAACTGCTGGAATGGCAGAAGGCCGGCTTCACCCGCGTCCGCATCGACGGCACGTTCTACGAGATCGACCAGGCCCCTTCCCTCGACAAGAAGTACAAGCATGACCTCGAAGTGGTGGTCGACCGCATCGTCGTGCGCGACGGCATCCAGACCCGCCTCGCCGACAGCTTCGAAACCGCGCTGAAGCTGGCCGACGGCCTCGCCTACCTCGATCCCGCCGACCCGACGCCCGAACCCGCCGGGACCGAACGGACCGGCGTCGCCGAAGCGCTGGAAAAGGCCGCCACCCGTGCAGTCCTCGCTTCCAACGCCCCTCCGGGCCGGATCACCTTTTCCGAGAAATTCGCCTGCCCGGTCTCCGGCTTCACCATCGCCGAGATCGAGCCGCGCCTGTTCTCCTTCAACGCTCCGCAAGGTGCTTGCCCCGCCTGCGACGGCCTGGGTGAGCGGATGGAGTTCGACGAGGACCTGGTCGTCCCCAACCACGACCTTTCCCTTGCCAAGGGCGCGGTCGTGCCGTGGGCCAAGAGCCAGCCCCCCTCGCCTTATTACATGCAGGTGCTCGGCAGCTTGGCGAAGCATTACGGCTTCGACCTCCAGACCCCGTGGAAGGACCTCGGCCCCGACAATCAGCACGCCATCCTCCACGGCACCGGCGGCAAGGCCATCACCCTGCGCTTCGTCGACGGCCGCAAGAGCTATGAGGTCAAGAAGGCGTTCGAAGGCGTCATCGGCAACCTGAACCGCCGCCTACTCCAGACCGAGTCCGCGTGGATGAAGGAGGAGCTCAGCCGCTACCAGGCCGCCCACGCCTGCGAGACCTGCCACGGCGCCCGCCTCAAGCCCGAAGCCCGCGCGGTGAAGATCGCGGGCGAAGACATCTCGATCGCCGTCCGCCGCAGCGTCGCCGACGCCTACGCCTGGTTCGGCGCGCTCGAGCCCAAGCTTACGCCCCAGCACCAGGAAATCGCCCGCGCGATCCTCAAGGAGATCAACGAGCGGCTCGGCTTCCTCCACAATGTCGGGCTCGACTACCTCCACCTCGACCGCACCAGCGGCACTCTGTCGGGCGGCGAAAGCCAGCGCATCCGCCTCGCCAGCCAGATCGGCAGCGGCCTCAGCGGCGTCCTCTACGTCCTCGACGAGCCCTCGATCGGCCTTCACCAGAAGGACAACGACCGCCTCCTCGAGACCCTCCAGCGCCTGAAATCGCTCGGCAACACCGTGCTGGTCGTCGAGCATGACGAAGACGCCATCCGCGCCGCCGACCATGTCATCGACATGGGGCCGGGCGCGGGCGTCCACGGCGGCGAAGTGCTCCACTCGGGCAGCCTCGAGGACCTGATGAAGCAGGAGGGCAGCCTAACCGCTGACTATCTCTCCGGCCGTCGCTCGATCCCGCTCCCGGCCAAACGCCGCAAGGGCTCGGGCAAGAAGCTCACCGTCCACAACGCGCGCGAGAACAACCTCACCGGCGTCACCGCGTCGATCCCGCTCGGCACCTTCACCTGCATCACCGGCGTCTCCGGCTCGGGCAAGTCGAGCTTCACCATCGACACCCTCTACGCCGCCGCCGCGCGCCACTTGAACGGCGCCCGAATCCTCGCCGGCAAGCACGACAAGGTCACCGGCCTCGACCAGCTCGACAAGGTCATCGACATCGACCAGTCGCCGATCGGCCGCACCCCGCGCTCCAACCCCGCCACCTACACCGGCGCCTTTACCCAGATCCGCGACTGGTTCGCCGGCCTCCCGGAATCGCAGGAACGCGGCTACAAGCCCGGGCGCTTCTCCTTCAACGTCAAGGGCGGCCGCTGCGAGGCGTGCACCGGCGACGGCCTGCTCAAGATCGAGATGCACTTCCTCCCCGACGTCTACGTCACCTGCGACGTCTGCCACGGCAAGCGCTACAATCGCGAGACGCTGGAAGTCCTCCACAAGGGCAAGAGCATCGCCGAAGTGCTCGACATGACGGTCGAGGACGCGGTGGAGTTCTTCAAGGCCGTCCCCGGCATCCGTGACAAGATGGCGATGCTGGCCGAAGTCGGCCTCGGCTACATCAAGGTCGGCCAGCAGGCGACCACCCTGTCAGGCGGCGAGGCGCAGCGGGTCAAGCTCGCCAAGGAATTGTCGCGCCGCGCCACTGGCAACACCCTCTACATCCTCGACGAGCCCACCACCGGCCTCCATTTCGAGGACGTCCGCAAGCTGTTGGAGGTTCTCCACGCCTTGGTCGAGCAGGGCAACACCGTGGTCGTGATCGAACACAACCTCGACGTCATCAAGACCGCCGACTGGATCATCGACCTGGGCCCCGAAGGCGGCGTAAAGGGCGGCGAGATCGTCGCCGTCGGCACTCCCGAGCAGGTGGTGAAGGAGGAGCGGTCGTACACCGGCCACTATCTCAAGCCGCTACTTGAGCGAGCGGATGGTTCGACGCAGGGGCTTGGGGGTGCGGCGGAGGCTGCGGCGCCGGGGTTGGGGGTTGCGTTGGCGGAGGCGCCTAGGCGCGGGCGGCGGAAGAAGGTGGTCGAGGGGGTGGAGTAG
- a CDS encoding ExbD/TolR family protein: MAMSVGKEDGEDVPMSDINTTPLVDVMLVLLIIFLIAVPVVVETVPIALPATAYEARETKPENVELTVRGGPGGTCEVYWGMTPIDSQTLLDRSVKSLEDAIAKVGGAENLTDDTMPEAHIRGDVGTPYKCIGGTIFTMQRAGFARVGFVSEPPPGTGVTRL, encoded by the coding sequence ATGGCAATGAGTGTCGGCAAGGAAGACGGCGAAGACGTCCCGATGTCCGACATCAACACCACGCCCCTCGTGGACGTGATGCTGGTGCTCCTGATCATCTTCCTCATCGCGGTTCCGGTCGTGGTGGAAACCGTTCCCATCGCGCTTCCGGCGACTGCCTACGAAGCACGTGAAACCAAGCCGGAGAACGTCGAACTGACGGTTCGTGGTGGCCCTGGCGGCACCTGCGAAGTCTATTGGGGCATGACCCCGATCGACAGCCAGACCCTGCTCGACCGTTCGGTTAAGTCGCTTGAAGACGCCATCGCCAAGGTCGGCGGTGCCGAGAATCTGACCGACGATACCATGCCGGAGGCTCATATCCGCGGTGACGTGGGCACGCCGTACAAGTGCATCGGCGGGACCATCTTCACCATGCAGCGGGCCGGCTTTGCCCGTGTCGGCTTCGTGTCGGAACCGCCCCCCGGCACTGGCGTCACCCGGCTGTAA
- a CDS encoding MotA/TolQ/ExbB proton channel family protein, producing MAAAAAAPAGDNPYGLMQALNEGGLISWATFVILVAMSIGTFYILFTKFFEQQKIISQGNKVRSSFWNSPNLREASSKLDAKSAYRAIVDDTLVAQEQHGKLTNPVDQHDWMANSLARSQGGIGARLGEGLAFLATVGSTAPFIGLFGTVVGIYRALIKIGASGQASISTVAGPVGEALIMTALGLVVAVPAVLAYNWLIRRNKSIMEDLAAFTNDLHGYVMSEGKVKPAIVAAGTTAPVAKGAQTRSAAAPTPAGTQPLTTGQTSTGQQAGGTGTTTVDRR from the coding sequence ATGGCCGCCGCCGCAGCCGCTCCGGCAGGTGACAACCCCTACGGCCTGATGCAGGCGCTGAACGAGGGTGGTCTGATCTCCTGGGCCACCTTCGTGATCCTGGTCGCGATGTCGATCGGCACGTTCTACATCCTGTTCACCAAGTTCTTCGAACAGCAGAAGATCATCAGCCAGGGCAACAAGGTCCGTTCCAGCTTCTGGAACTCGCCCAACCTGCGCGAAGCCTCGAGCAAGCTCGACGCCAAGAGCGCCTATCGTGCGATCGTCGACGACACGCTCGTCGCCCAGGAGCAGCACGGCAAGCTGACCAACCCGGTCGACCAGCACGACTGGATGGCCAACAGCCTCGCCCGCTCGCAGGGCGGCATCGGCGCCCGTCTCGGTGAAGGCCTCGCCTTCCTCGCGACCGTCGGTTCGACCGCGCCGTTCATCGGTCTGTTCGGTACCGTCGTCGGCATCTACCGCGCGCTGATCAAGATCGGCGCGTCGGGCCAGGCCTCGATCAGCACCGTCGCCGGCCCGGTCGGTGAAGCGCTCATCATGACCGCGCTCGGCCTCGTCGTCGCCGTTCCGGCCGTGCTTGCCTACAACTGGCTGATCCGCCGCAACAAGTCGATCATGGAAGACCTCGCGGCCTTCACCAACGACCTGCACGGCTACGTCATGTCGGAAGGTAAGGTTAAGCCGGCGATCGTCGCTGCCGGGACCACCGCTCCGGTCGCCAAGGGCGCCCAGACCCGTTCGGCCGCTGCTCCGACCCCGGCCGGCACCCAGCCGCTGACCACCGGCCAGACCTCGACCGGCCAGCAGGCCGGCGGCACTGGCACCACCACGGTGGACCGCCGCTAA
- a CDS encoding alpha/beta hydrolase yields the protein MSNTILLIHGAWLNSRSWEAVKARYEGRGFTVVAPDWPYDDRSPEELRDIPDDKLATLGIAEILDHYARIIGDCPQEPILIGHSAGGVFVQHLLDRGLGVAGVAIDPAPTPGVGLGPHAIVSALPVFFDWGSWKKAETMSRHFFRTRFAQLIPEGEADALYDRYIVPTPGKVYWDGIVHKTPIDWTNPQPRPVAADRRRARPHRRCQHDPGDLRKAASGALADRTQGLSRPDPLDPARSRLGRGRRLRARLGGPPCPPGPRHRRARVVRFGGGPQRLKPFPYVTFGTFVTLAVHRFGTAIRRYLPFMRLIGPSAC from the coding sequence ATGTCCAACACCATCCTCCTCATCCACGGTGCCTGGCTTAACTCGCGCAGCTGGGAGGCGGTGAAGGCGCGGTATGAGGGGCGCGGCTTCACCGTGGTCGCGCCCGACTGGCCCTATGACGACCGCTCGCCCGAGGAACTGCGCGACATCCCCGACGACAAGCTCGCCACCCTCGGCATCGCCGAAATCCTCGACCATTATGCCCGGATCATCGGCGACTGCCCGCAGGAGCCCATCCTGATCGGCCATTCGGCCGGCGGGGTGTTCGTCCAGCACCTGCTCGACCGCGGCCTCGGCGTCGCCGGCGTCGCGATCGATCCCGCGCCGACCCCCGGCGTCGGGCTCGGCCCGCACGCCATCGTCTCGGCCCTGCCCGTCTTCTTCGACTGGGGCAGCTGGAAAAAGGCCGAGACCATGTCGCGCCACTTCTTCCGCACCCGCTTCGCCCAGCTCATCCCCGAAGGCGAGGCCGACGCCCTCTACGACCGCTACATCGTCCCCACGCCCGGCAAGGTCTATTGGGACGGGATCGTCCACAAGACCCCGATCGACTGGACCAACCCCCAACCGCGCCCCGTTGCTGCTGATCGGCGGCGAGCTCGACCTCATCGCCGATGCCAGCATGACCCAGGCGATCTACGAAAAGCAGCGTCAGGCGCCCTCGCTGACCGAACTCAAGGTCTTTCCCGGCCGGACCCACTGGACCCTGCTCGATCCCGGCTGGGAAGAGGTCGCCGACTACGCGCTCGACTGGGCGGTCCGCCATGCCCGCCCGGCCCGCGCCACCGCCGCGCCCGGGTTGTCCGGTTCGGCGGCGGGCCACAACGACTCAAACCCTTCCCCTATGTGACCTTCGGGACCTTTGTGACCCTGGCGGTGCATCGATTTGGCACCGCGATCCGCCGTTATCTCCCATTCATGCGACTGATTGGCCCTTCCGCTTGTTGA
- a CDS encoding class I SAM-dependent methyltransferase: protein MASKYLDLSADRIKVLRSADPAIKVIAGQSTPISFTWMRGAFKRDHDIKESLDWGKAILSDVDQLDQYLYTYGKMVCSQWQEFTANLTFKPEPLRVVDYGCGQGLAGILLSDKFGSEFRKSVKEVLLVEPSPEALIRAEAVYQNLFSKAEITCLSKKLGDLEKSDFEASDSKTLHLFSNILDITGFELGALFSALLTEGEHIVLAVSHNREFAGGAGRLRGIKDELDKAKYRSWIDVKESDIREFTCGDGGKFPAIGWNAFLGINRG from the coding sequence GTGGCTTCCAAGTATTTAGATTTGAGTGCTGATCGGATTAAGGTCCTGCGCAGTGCTGATCCAGCCATCAAAGTCATCGCTGGACAAAGCACTCCAATATCTTTCACGTGGATGCGAGGAGCCTTTAAGAGGGATCACGACATCAAGGAAAGTCTTGACTGGGGAAAGGCTATCTTGTCTGATGTAGATCAGCTGGATCAGTATCTATATACTTATGGAAAGATGGTTTGCTCCCAGTGGCAGGAGTTTACTGCCAACTTAACGTTCAAGCCTGAGCCGCTACGCGTAGTCGATTATGGTTGCGGACAGGGCTTAGCTGGCATTCTGCTTTCGGATAAATTTGGCAGCGAATTCCGTAAGAGCGTTAAGGAAGTGTTACTGGTTGAGCCCTCTCCCGAAGCACTTATTCGAGCTGAAGCTGTCTATCAGAACCTTTTTAGTAAGGCCGAGATTACCTGCCTGAGTAAAAAGCTCGGTGATCTTGAGAAAAGTGATTTCGAAGCTTCGGATAGCAAGACACTGCATCTCTTCTCAAATATTTTAGACATAACTGGGTTTGAGCTTGGTGCTCTCTTCAGTGCTTTGCTGACGGAGGGTGAGCATATTGTACTCGCAGTGAGCCATAATCGGGAGTTCGCTGGAGGCGCCGGGCGGCTACGAGGTATCAAGGATGAGCTCGATAAAGCCAAGTATCGCTCGTGGATCGACGTCAAAGAATCCGATATAAGAGAATTCACGTGCGGTGATGGAGGGAAGTTCCCTGCCATTGGCTGGAACGCATTTCTGGGGATCAATCGTGGATGA
- a CDS encoding ExbD/TolR family protein, whose translation MQTTSNNSEGEPMMEMNTTPLIDVMLVLIIMLIITIPPQTHAVKLDLPQGDSPQQEIIDPVKNKIVVTAGNAILWNGAPVNQVQLRQYLDITQQLNPIPELHLQPEADARYDLVDQVLVVTKQANVSKMGFVGNEAYAKAF comes from the coding sequence ATGCAGACGACTTCGAATAATTCCGAAGGCGAACCGATGATGGAGATGAATACCACTCCGCTCATCGACGTCATGCTGGTGCTGATCATCATGCTGATCATCACCATCCCGCCGCAGACGCACGCCGTGAAGCTCGATCTCCCGCAGGGCGACAGCCCGCAGCAGGAGATCATCGACCCGGTCAAGAACAAGATCGTGGTGACCGCGGGCAATGCCATCCTCTGGAATGGTGCCCCCGTGAACCAGGTCCAGCTGCGGCAGTATCTCGACATCACGCAGCAGCTCAATCCGATCCCCGAACTGCACCTGCAGCCGGAAGCGGACGCGCGTTACGACCTGGTCGACCAGGTGCTCGTGGTGACCAAGCAGGCCAACGTGTCCAAGATGGGCTTCGTGGGCAATGAGGCTTACGCAAAGGCCTTCTAA
- a CDS encoding alpha-ketoglutarate-dependent dioxygenase AlkB, which produces MDDLFPPSNLLSRCIDIAPQARVKVESAPEIGGERILLEGGELLFSEHFFSDKVCKRMIEYLQESRNFQWKVVDWAQVPADQLKEVEFENVNWKQDYIKFFGKTHPLPRLTAWYGDKGASYAYSGIRSDPNPWNDGLLYLKARLEAALDVTFNSVLLNWYRDGSDSLNWHADDEPELGTCPTIASVSFGETRQFLFKPKNASKTQLSFDLLPGSLVVMKGETQQNWVHSVPKRKGVKGSRFNLTFRNIRVV; this is translated from the coding sequence GTGGATGATCTGTTTCCTCCCTCTAATCTCCTCTCGCGGTGCATCGATATCGCTCCTCAGGCTCGAGTAAAAGTCGAGAGCGCGCCAGAGATTGGGGGAGAGCGGATCCTTCTTGAGGGTGGCGAGCTGCTGTTCTCGGAGCACTTTTTCTCCGACAAAGTTTGTAAGAGGATGATTGAGTACCTACAAGAAAGCAGGAATTTTCAATGGAAAGTTGTGGACTGGGCGCAAGTACCTGCAGACCAACTAAAGGAAGTAGAATTTGAAAACGTAAACTGGAAGCAGGACTACATAAAGTTCTTCGGGAAGACGCACCCCTTACCACGCTTAACAGCGTGGTACGGGGATAAGGGAGCATCATACGCCTACTCGGGCATTCGCTCTGACCCCAATCCGTGGAACGACGGACTACTATATCTCAAAGCACGTCTAGAAGCTGCTCTCGACGTAACTTTCAATAGTGTACTGCTAAATTGGTACAGGGATGGCAGTGACAGCCTTAATTGGCATGCGGATGATGAACCGGAACTCGGAACTTGTCCCACCATAGCATCTGTTAGTTTTGGTGAAACTCGCCAGTTTCTATTTAAACCTAAGAATGCCTCCAAGACTCAGCTATCGTTTGATTTGTTGCCGGGCAGTCTTGTAGTGATGAAGGGTGAGACTCAGCAGAACTGGGTACACAGCGTTCCGAAGCGCAAGGGCGTCAAAGGTTCTCGTTTTAATCTTACCTTCAGAAACATAAGGGTTGTGTGA